One Curtobacterium sp. BH-2-1-1 genomic region harbors:
- a CDS encoding glycosyltransferase family 9 protein — MQLIGNGGERFDDVREIGVLRGGGLGDLLFAVPALEALAAAYPDARITLLGTPTAPAVLRGRTDAVHAFEELPVVPGVRDSGEGAPTRADFESRLAGRFDLAVQLHGGGRNSNPFLLRLGARHTVGTATEDAEVTERWVRYVYYQHEVLRALEVVSLAGAAPVTLDPRVRVSDEERAAVRDRLGVRTASDRSGRLVAIHPGATDPRRRWSPDRFAAVARARLAAGDDVVLVGDATDVPAAGAIRAALPADTADRVHDRTGALSLTDLPAVLAAADVMVGDDSGPRHLAVAVGTPTVGVFWFGNVVNAGPFDRGRHRVHLSYVTRCPVCGVDVTQVGWTAERCAHDPSYVDEVEPQAVLADVADLLRTT, encoded by the coding sequence GTGCAACTGATCGGCAACGGTGGAGAACGGTTCGACGACGTCCGCGAGATCGGGGTGCTCCGGGGCGGGGGCCTCGGCGACCTGCTCTTCGCGGTGCCGGCGCTCGAGGCCCTGGCAGCGGCGTACCCCGACGCGCGCATCACCCTGCTCGGCACGCCGACCGCCCCGGCGGTGCTGCGCGGCCGGACCGACGCCGTGCACGCGTTCGAGGAGCTGCCGGTCGTCCCGGGCGTCCGGGACTCCGGCGAGGGGGCCCCGACCCGCGCGGACTTCGAGTCGCGGCTCGCCGGACGCTTCGACCTCGCCGTGCAGCTGCACGGGGGCGGACGGAACTCGAACCCGTTCCTGCTCCGGCTCGGCGCCCGGCACACGGTCGGCACCGCCACCGAGGACGCCGAGGTCACGGAGCGCTGGGTCCGCTACGTCTACTACCAGCACGAGGTCCTCCGGGCGCTCGAGGTCGTGTCGCTCGCCGGTGCTGCACCGGTGACCCTCGACCCCCGCGTGCGCGTCTCCGACGAGGAGCGCGCGGCGGTCCGCGACCGGCTCGGCGTCCGCACCGCGTCGGACCGCAGCGGGCGGCTCGTCGCGATCCACCCGGGGGCCACCGATCCGCGGCGCCGCTGGAGCCCGGACCGGTTCGCCGCGGTCGCCCGGGCTCGGCTCGCCGCCGGTGACGACGTCGTCCTCGTCGGTGACGCCACGGACGTGCCCGCTGCGGGAGCGATCCGGGCCGCGCTGCCCGCCGACACCGCGGACCGCGTGCACGACCGTACGGGCGCGCTGTCGCTCACCGACCTCCCGGCGGTCCTCGCGGCGGCGGACGTCATGGTCGGCGACGACTCCGGCCCGCGGCACCTCGCCGTGGCCGTGGGCACCCCGACGGTGGGCGTGTTCTGGTTCGGCAACGTGGTGAACGCCGGTCCGTTCGACCGCGGTCGGCACCGCGTCCACCTCTCGTACGTGACGCGGTGCCCGGTGTGCGGGGTCGACGTGACGCAGGTCGGGTGGACGGCCGAGCGCTGCGCGCACGACCCGTCCTACGTCGACGAGGTCGAGCCGCAGGCCGTGCTCGCCGACGTCGCGGACCTGCTCCGCACCACGTGA
- the rfaE2 gene encoding D-glycero-beta-D-manno-heptose 1-phosphate adenylyltransferase → MSVDVRLVRDLVATVDDREPLVVVIGDCILDRWTVGEAERVSREAPAPVVRVTETVAVPGGAANTAVNARALGARVRMVGLLGDDEAGAVLRERLDTAGVDTSCMVVVPGTRTTTKSRVVGGDRVVVRVDEIAAEPTAEHGVRLAEAVARALRCADAAVVCDYGLGVDPADVVPVLDADRPTAVVVDAHDLTRWAALRPDLVTPNAGEAAALLGAPLGTGPDRASAVVDARHEVLRRTGARAAVVTLDRDGTVLVEHGSDGGFRTRAVPASEQQASGAGDTFCAAATVALAVHAPLRDAVSVAQAAADVVVREAGTSVCSAAALLESVTAPAATVVDHDELAAAVDAAREAGRRIVFTNGCFDVVHRGHTTYLRQARDLGDLLVVALNDDDSVRRLKGPERPINPAEDRAGVLAALACVDLVTVFATDTPIPLIERLHPEVYVKGGDYSPEMLRETAVVQGYGGEVVMVDYVPEHSTTAVVRRIREAAAATEAARTDPEATP, encoded by the coding sequence GTGAGCGTCGACGTCCGGCTCGTCCGGGACCTCGTCGCCACGGTCGACGACCGCGAGCCGCTCGTCGTCGTCATCGGCGACTGCATCCTCGACCGCTGGACCGTCGGCGAGGCCGAACGGGTCTCGCGCGAGGCCCCGGCCCCGGTGGTCCGCGTGACGGAGACCGTGGCGGTCCCTGGTGGCGCGGCGAACACCGCGGTGAACGCTCGCGCGCTCGGCGCCCGCGTCCGGATGGTCGGGCTGCTCGGTGACGACGAGGCCGGTGCTGTGCTCCGCGAACGCCTCGACACCGCCGGGGTGGACACGTCCTGCATGGTCGTCGTCCCCGGCACCCGCACCACGACGAAGTCGCGGGTCGTCGGCGGCGACCGGGTCGTCGTCCGCGTCGACGAGATCGCCGCGGAGCCCACCGCCGAGCACGGCGTCCGGCTGGCCGAGGCCGTCGCCCGCGCGCTGCGGTGCGCCGACGCCGCGGTCGTCTGCGACTACGGCCTCGGGGTGGACCCGGCCGACGTCGTCCCCGTGCTCGACGCCGACCGTCCCACCGCGGTCGTCGTCGACGCGCACGACCTCACCCGCTGGGCGGCGCTCCGGCCCGACCTCGTGACGCCCAACGCCGGCGAGGCGGCCGCCCTGCTCGGTGCGCCGCTCGGGACCGGCCCGGACCGGGCGTCCGCGGTCGTGGACGCCCGGCACGAGGTGCTCCGACGGACCGGCGCACGTGCGGCGGTCGTCACGCTGGACCGCGACGGCACGGTCCTGGTCGAGCACGGTTCCGACGGTGGATTCCGCACGCGGGCGGTCCCCGCCTCGGAGCAGCAGGCCTCCGGTGCCGGCGACACCTTCTGCGCCGCTGCCACGGTGGCGCTCGCCGTGCACGCCCCGCTCCGCGACGCCGTGTCGGTCGCCCAGGCGGCAGCCGACGTGGTCGTCCGCGAGGCCGGGACCTCGGTGTGCTCGGCCGCGGCGCTGCTGGAGTCGGTGACCGCGCCGGCCGCGACCGTCGTCGACCACGACGAGCTCGCCGCCGCGGTGGACGCCGCGCGGGAGGCCGGACGACGCATCGTGTTCACGAACGGCTGCTTCGACGTGGTCCACCGCGGGCACACGACGTACCTCCGACAGGCCCGGGACCTGGGCGACCTGCTCGTCGTCGCCCTGAACGACGACGACTCCGTCCGGCGTCTGAAGGGTCCGGAGCGGCCGATCAACCCGGCCGAGGACCGGGCGGGTGTCCTCGCCGCCCTCGCGTGCGTCGACCTGGTGACGGTCTTCGCCACCGACACCCCGATCCCGCTCATCGAACGGCTGCACCCCGAGGTCTACGTGAAGGGTGGCGACTACTCCCCCGAGATGCTGCGCGAGACCGCGGTGGTGCAGGGCTACGGCGGCGAGGTCGTCATGGTCGACTACGTGCCCGAGC
- a CDS encoding aldehyde dehydrogenase, whose amino-acid sequence MTIAPPATDDIVVADPATGTLASTVRRASEDEVRTAVARARAAAPMWARTAPAERGALLHRAAEHVRAHAQELADLNTRETGKVPGDALGGVEAGVGTLVQYAELGPVHRGEALRGAFGAADWSVPHPRGVVLALTPWNDPVAVACGILGAAIVTGNTVVHKGSERSPATIARLNALLAEVLPDGVLVGVDGDGATGELLLAQDGIDVYAHVGSTATGDRLSEAAVRTRAHVVRENGGNDAVVVDADVDPVWAAAQVALGAFANTGQICTSVERVYVHRAIAEPFVTALVAEAERRTSAPAAEYGPLVDDRLRRTVQSHVDDALQRGASARTGGATPDGPGAFYPATVLTGVTDDMLVMTEETFGPIAPVRVVEDFDEGLRLAAADRYGLAATVLTNDTGHALRAAAELPVGTVKVNAVFGGAPGGSAQPRGASGAGFGYGPHLLDELTTTTVVHLEAAPPAGGAR is encoded by the coding sequence ATGACGATCGCTCCCCCCGCCACCGATGACATCGTGGTGGCCGACCCCGCCACAGGGACCCTCGCCTCGACGGTGCGCCGCGCCTCCGAGGACGAGGTCCGCACCGCCGTCGCCCGTGCCCGGGCCGCGGCCCCGATGTGGGCCCGGACCGCACCGGCGGAGCGGGGTGCACTGCTGCACCGCGCTGCCGAGCACGTCCGCGCGCACGCCCAGGAGCTGGCTGATCTGAACACCCGGGAGACCGGCAAGGTCCCCGGCGACGCGCTCGGCGGGGTCGAGGCCGGGGTCGGGACGCTCGTGCAGTACGCCGAGCTCGGACCCGTGCACCGCGGCGAGGCCCTGCGCGGCGCGTTCGGCGCTGCCGACTGGTCGGTGCCGCACCCCCGCGGCGTGGTGCTCGCGCTGACCCCGTGGAACGACCCGGTCGCCGTGGCGTGCGGGATCCTCGGCGCCGCGATCGTCACCGGCAACACGGTCGTGCACAAGGGCAGCGAGCGCTCCCCCGCGACGATCGCACGGCTGAACGCCCTGCTCGCCGAGGTCCTGCCGGACGGCGTCCTCGTCGGGGTGGACGGCGACGGCGCGACGGGTGAGCTGCTCCTCGCACAGGACGGCATCGACGTGTACGCGCACGTGGGCTCGACCGCGACCGGTGACCGGCTCTCCGAGGCTGCGGTGCGGACCCGTGCCCACGTCGTCCGGGAGAACGGCGGGAACGACGCGGTCGTCGTGGACGCCGACGTCGACCCGGTGTGGGCCGCGGCCCAGGTCGCCCTCGGCGCCTTCGCGAACACCGGCCAGATCTGCACGAGCGTCGAGCGGGTCTACGTGCACCGCGCGATCGCCGAGCCGTTCGTGACCGCACTCGTCGCCGAGGCCGAGCGGCGCACGTCCGCCCCGGCGGCGGAGTACGGGCCGCTCGTCGACGACCGGCTCCGGCGCACCGTGCAGTCGCACGTCGACGACGCGCTGCAGCGTGGGGCGTCGGCGCGCACCGGCGGTGCCACACCGGACGGCCCGGGCGCCTTCTACCCCGCGACCGTGCTCACCGGTGTCACCGACGACATGCTCGTCATGACCGAGGAGACCTTCGGGCCGATCGCCCCCGTGCGCGTCGTCGAGGACTTCGACGAGGGCCTGCGGCTCGCGGCGGCCGACCGCTACGGCCTCGCGGCGACGGTGCTCACGAACGACACCGGACACGCCCTGCGTGCGGCCGCGGAACTCCCCGTCGGCACGGTGAAGGTGAACGCCGTCTTCGGCGGTGCCCCGGGCGGCAGCGCGCAGCCCCGGGGCGCCTCCGGCGCCGGGTTCGGGTACGGCCCGCACCTGCTCGACGAGCTCACCACCACGACGGTCGTGCACCTCGAGGCGGCCCCGCCGGCCGGCGGTGCCCGGTGA
- a CDS encoding glycosyltransferase family 9 protein, giving the protein MRTGPRVLVVRLDSFGDVLVAGPAVRAVAAGASHVTMLCGPQGAPAADLLPGVDRVRVWAAPWVTETARPIDDALLADFRALVAEEAPDEAVVLTSFHQSPLPVALLLRLAGVRRVSGASVDHPGSLLDVRLRPGEDLPEDVPEPERALRIAEAAGYRLPSGASRRLGVRLDVAPPAEVAGLDRYVVVHPGASVPARAWPEDRHRALVAAYATQGTAVVVTGSPGERALTARVAGDTAIDLGGRTTPAELAAVLAGAEVVVVGNTGPAHLAAAVGVPIVSLFSPVVPAVKWAPDAPLVELLGDQGAPCRLSRARECPVPGHPCLSSVRIEDVLEAHRRLLDRASRMVRRSLRSTPEGAA; this is encoded by the coding sequence CGTGACGATGCTGTGCGGGCCGCAGGGTGCGCCCGCCGCGGACCTGCTGCCCGGCGTGGACCGGGTCCGGGTCTGGGCGGCGCCGTGGGTCACCGAGACCGCCCGCCCGATCGACGACGCACTGCTCGCCGACTTCCGCGCCCTGGTCGCCGAGGAGGCGCCCGACGAGGCCGTGGTCCTCACCTCGTTCCACCAGTCGCCGCTGCCGGTCGCGCTGCTGCTCCGCCTCGCGGGCGTCCGTCGTGTCTCCGGCGCGAGCGTCGACCACCCCGGTTCACTGCTCGACGTGCGGCTCCGACCCGGCGAGGACCTCCCCGAGGACGTCCCGGAACCCGAGCGCGCCCTCCGCATCGCCGAGGCCGCCGGGTACCGACTGCCGTCGGGTGCGTCCAGGAGGCTCGGCGTGCGTCTCGACGTCGCCCCGCCTGCCGAGGTGGCCGGGCTGGACCGGTACGTGGTCGTGCACCCCGGCGCGAGCGTCCCGGCCCGCGCCTGGCCGGAGGACCGTCACCGGGCACTCGTCGCCGCGTACGCGACGCAGGGCACCGCCGTCGTCGTCACGGGCTCGCCGGGCGAGCGCGCCCTGACGGCGCGGGTCGCCGGCGACACCGCGATCGACCTCGGCGGCCGCACCACGCCGGCCGAACTCGCGGCGGTCCTGGCCGGTGCCGAGGTCGTCGTCGTGGGCAACACGGGGCCGGCGCACCTCGCCGCAGCGGTGGGCGTGCCGATCGTCAGCCTGTTCTCGCCGGTGGTCCCGGCCGTCAAGTGGGCGCCGGACGCACCGCTCGTCGAACTGCTCGGCGACCAGGGGGCTCCGTGCCGCCTCAGCCGAGCGCGCGAGTGCCCGGTACCGGGTCACCCGTGCCTGTCCTCCGTGCGCATCGAGGACGTCCTCGAAGCGCATCGGCGGCTGCTCGACCGCGCTTCCCGGATGGTCCGGAGAAGTCTGCGGAGCACGCCAGAAGGTGCTGCGTAG
- a CDS encoding SDR family oxidoreductase, translating into MPVPTTPIGRVLVTGGASGLGAAVVQAVAEAGGTPIVLDLRVDAVPEGTDAVAVDVTDTEATERAVRDAAERHGGLDAVVTAAGIDKPAPIGGISSGDWERIVAVNLLGTAAVVRAALPALEATHGRVVTISSSLALRGVGDGTAYSASKFGVRGFSQALAAETGGSVGVTNVIPAGMRTNFFADRTEQYKPGPDAQLIEPEYVANAILFALAQPAGCEIRELSIMPATEQSWP; encoded by the coding sequence ATGCCCGTCCCCACCACCCCCATCGGCCGTGTCCTCGTCACCGGCGGCGCCTCCGGACTCGGAGCCGCCGTCGTCCAGGCGGTCGCCGAGGCCGGCGGCACCCCGATCGTCCTCGACCTGCGGGTCGACGCCGTGCCCGAGGGCACCGACGCGGTCGCGGTCGACGTGACGGACACCGAGGCAACGGAGCGCGCCGTGCGCGACGCTGCGGAACGGCACGGCGGTCTCGACGCCGTCGTCACCGCGGCCGGGATCGACAAGCCGGCGCCCATCGGCGGGATCTCCTCCGGGGACTGGGAGCGCATCGTCGCCGTCAACCTGCTCGGGACCGCCGCAGTGGTCCGTGCCGCACTGCCGGCGCTCGAGGCGACGCACGGCCGTGTCGTGACGATCTCGTCCTCGCTCGCCCTCCGCGGCGTGGGCGACGGCACCGCCTACTCGGCGTCGAAGTTCGGCGTCCGCGGGTTCTCGCAGGCCCTCGCCGCCGAGACCGGCGGCAGCGTCGGCGTCACGAACGTGATCCCGGCGGGCATGCGGACGAACTTCTTCGCCGACCGCACGGAGCAGTACAAGCCCGGGCCGGACGCGCAGCTCATCGAGCCGGAGTACGTCGCGAACGCGATCCTGTTCGCGCTCGCGCAGCCGGCCGGCTGCGAGATCCGCGAGCTGTCGATCATGCCGGCGACGGAGCAGAGCTGGCCGTAG
- a CDS encoding glycosyltransferase, protein MRIAMVSEHASPLAVLGGVDAGGQNVHVAELSGALADRGHRVTVYTRRDDADQPVRVLLRPGVEVVHVDAGPARAVPKDDLFPYMGTFASVLAAEWFVDRPDVVHAHFWMSGHAALEAVAQVQARTGGVRIPVVQTFHALGVVKRRHQGAADTSPAEREWLEPAVGRSADQVVATCSDEAFELKALGVPLHRISVVPCGVDVSLFRPEGAGLPVEERGRAARILTASRLVRRKGVGTTIAALAALVHEGRDVELVVVGGAGVAGADLPDDPEYQRLDALARSLGVRDHVTFRGQLGQHDMPAVYRSADVVVCAPWYEPFGIVPLEAMACGRPVVASSVGGLIDTVVEDATGLHVPPRDEHAVAAAVGGLLDDPDRRAQYGRAGRERAEARYTWQKVAADSERVYERLLAGSRSVAAPVPDALAPIDTETRGPRAGRAARSTQSTERTAR, encoded by the coding sequence ATGAGGATCGCGATGGTGTCCGAGCACGCGAGTCCGCTCGCGGTCCTCGGCGGGGTCGACGCCGGCGGGCAGAACGTGCACGTCGCCGAACTGTCGGGCGCGCTCGCGGACCGCGGGCACCGGGTGACGGTGTACACGCGCCGCGACGACGCCGACCAGCCCGTGCGCGTCCTGCTCCGCCCCGGCGTCGAGGTCGTGCACGTCGATGCCGGGCCCGCGCGGGCCGTGCCGAAGGACGACCTCTTCCCGTACATGGGGACCTTCGCGTCGGTGCTCGCCGCGGAGTGGTTCGTCGACCGGCCCGACGTCGTGCACGCGCACTTCTGGATGTCCGGGCACGCGGCCCTCGAAGCCGTCGCCCAGGTCCAGGCGCGCACCGGCGGCGTCCGCATCCCGGTCGTCCAGACCTTCCACGCGCTCGGGGTCGTGAAGCGCCGACACCAGGGCGCTGCCGACACGAGCCCGGCCGAGCGCGAGTGGCTCGAGCCCGCGGTGGGCCGCAGCGCCGACCAGGTCGTGGCGACGTGCTCGGACGAGGCGTTCGAGCTGAAGGCGCTCGGTGTCCCGCTGCACCGCATCTCCGTGGTGCCCTGCGGCGTCGACGTGTCGCTGTTCCGACCCGAGGGCGCGGGTCTCCCCGTGGAGGAGCGCGGCCGTGCCGCCCGGATCCTCACGGCGTCGCGGCTCGTCCGGCGCAAGGGCGTCGGGACCACCATCGCCGCACTCGCCGCGCTCGTGCACGAGGGTCGCGACGTCGAACTCGTCGTCGTCGGCGGTGCCGGGGTCGCCGGCGCCGACCTCCCGGACGACCCGGAGTACCAGCGCCTCGACGCGCTCGCGCGGTCCCTCGGTGTCCGCGACCACGTCACCTTCCGTGGCCAGCTCGGACAGCACGACATGCCCGCGGTCTACCGCAGCGCGGACGTCGTCGTCTGCGCGCCCTGGTACGAGCCGTTCGGGATCGTCCCGCTCGAAGCGATGGCGTGCGGACGCCCGGTCGTCGCGTCGAGCGTCGGGGGGCTGATCGACACCGTCGTCGAGGACGCCACCGGGCTGCACGTGCCCCCGCGCGACGAGCACGCCGTCGCCGCGGCCGTCGGCGGTCTGCTCGACGACCCCGATCGACGGGCGCAGTACGGACGGGCCGGCCGCGAGCGTGCCGAGGCGCGCTACACGTGGCAGAAGGTCGCCGCGGACAGCGAGCGGGTCTACGAGCGGCTGCTCGCCGGCAGCCGGTCGGTCGCCGCCCCCGTCCCCGACGCCCTCGCCCCGATCGACACCGAGACCCGCGGTCCACGGGCCGGACGGGCCGCCCGCTCCACCCAGTCCACCGAGAGGACGGCACGATGA
- a CDS encoding glycosyltransferase, giving the protein MRILVWHVHGGWMDAFVRGQHEYLVPTTPARDAWGLGRADRAWPASVVEIDPADVADAEVDVVVLQRPEELDEARRLLGGREVPMVFVEHNAPRVDVPNSRHPLRDRDDVTIAHVTHWNALMWDCGSTRTTVVEHGVVDPGPRYTGTLDRLGVVINEPVRRGRVVGTDLLPRFAAVAPVDVWGMGTERLPELGFGDRVVARGDVPAGPMHAALAERRAYVHPNRWTSLGLSLIEAMHLAMPVLVLATTDAGRTVPAEAGAIATDVEELVRASRTLLEDPDEARRRGAVAREAALARHALGRFTADWDDLLDDAVTRAVTRNRTASAALEGSAR; this is encoded by the coding sequence ATGCGGATCCTCGTGTGGCACGTGCACGGCGGCTGGATGGACGCCTTCGTCCGCGGCCAGCACGAGTACCTCGTCCCGACCACGCCCGCCCGGGACGCCTGGGGGCTCGGCCGTGCCGACCGCGCCTGGCCGGCCTCCGTCGTCGAGATCGACCCGGCCGACGTCGCCGACGCCGAGGTCGACGTCGTGGTGCTGCAGCGGCCCGAGGAACTCGACGAGGCGCGCCGGCTGCTCGGCGGGCGCGAGGTCCCGATGGTGTTCGTCGAGCACAACGCACCCCGTGTGGACGTGCCGAACAGCCGCCACCCGCTGCGGGACCGCGACGACGTCACCATCGCCCACGTCACGCACTGGAACGCGCTCATGTGGGACTGCGGCTCGACGCGGACCACGGTCGTCGAGCACGGCGTCGTCGACCCCGGGCCCCGGTACACCGGCACGCTCGACCGACTCGGCGTCGTCATCAACGAACCCGTGCGCCGCGGCCGCGTCGTCGGGACCGACCTGCTCCCCCGCTTCGCCGCGGTCGCACCGGTCGACGTCTGGGGCATGGGCACCGAGCGCCTGCCCGAACTCGGCTTCGGCGATCGTGTGGTCGCCCGCGGCGACGTGCCCGCCGGCCCGATGCACGCCGCCCTCGCCGAGCGCCGCGCCTACGTGCACCCCAACCGGTGGACGTCCCTCGGACTGTCCCTCATCGAGGCGATGCACCTGGCGATGCCGGTCCTGGTCCTGGCGACGACGGACGCGGGCCGCACGGTCCCGGCCGAGGCGGGCGCGATCGCGACGGACGTCGAGGAGCTGGTCCGCGCCTCCAGGACCCTGCTCGAGGACCCGGACGAAGCGCGCCGACGGGGTGCCGTCGCCCGCGAGGCCGCGCTCGCGCGGCACGCACTCGGCCGCTTCACCGCGGACTGGGACGACCTGCTCGACGACGCCGTGACGCGCGCCGTGACGCGGAACCGCACGGCCTCCGCCGCGCTGGAAGGGAGTGCGCGATGA
- a CDS encoding SIS domain-containing protein — protein MTIAQRTGTVDERTSASARIVLDHVAASVPVVASLVDHGDHIGAWADDIAARLVAGRRLLAAGNGGSAAEAQHLTSELTGRFDGDRPAYSAISLHAESSAVTAIGNDYGFDQVFARQVSAHARAGDVLVLLSTSGRSPNLLRAAEAARAVGARTIAMTGPRPNPLAEAVDDAICIDGPSANVQEAQLVLVHALCRAMEPALRRGARR, from the coding sequence ATGACCATCGCCCAACGCACGGGGACCGTCGACGAGCGCACCAGCGCCAGTGCGCGGATCGTGCTCGACCACGTGGCGGCCTCGGTCCCCGTGGTCGCGTCGCTCGTCGACCACGGCGACCACATCGGCGCCTGGGCGGACGACATCGCCGCGCGGCTCGTCGCCGGACGCCGGTTGCTCGCTGCGGGCAACGGCGGGTCGGCGGCCGAGGCGCAGCACCTCACGTCCGAGCTGACCGGTCGCTTCGACGGGGACCGCCCGGCGTACTCGGCGATCTCCCTGCACGCCGAGTCCTCCGCCGTGACGGCCATCGGGAACGACTACGGCTTCGACCAGGTCTTCGCCCGACAGGTCTCGGCGCACGCACGGGCCGGCGACGTCCTCGTCCTGCTGAGCACGAGCGGCCGGAGCCCGAACCTGCTCCGCGCCGCCGAGGCCGCCCGCGCCGTCGGGGCCCGGACGATCGCGATGACGGGGCCGCGGCCGAACCCGCTCGCCGAGGCGGTCGACGACGCGATCTGCATCGACGGGCCCTCCGCGAACGTGCAGGAGGCGCAGCTCGTCCTCGTGCACGCACTGTGCCGGGCGATGGAACCGGCGCTCCGCCGCGGGGCACGGCGATGA
- a CDS encoding PfkB family carbohydrate kinase: protein MTGPHGNPTVPHGSATAPRLRIAVVGDTLLDVDVSGTSERLSPDAPVPVVDVRTDDRRAGGAGLVATMLARDGHDVTLVTVLSDDSRGPEIRSLLPDVSVVAGPSGAPTPVKTRVRVVDHALVRIDEGCGTPPVPDVTDAMTAALDGVDAVVVADYGRGVAAAPTMREALARAARSTPVVWDPHPKGATPVAGVAVVTPNSAEARRFTADAVVAPHAGAGSAGSADVTFATAAAAHLVATWRVGAVAVTLGDRGALVASSRDGNRFVPAPAVTAGDPCGAGDRLAAGVAVALASGADVAEAVTAGVTAASEYLAAGGVTALFAQEGPAPVPVPGADRDAMRLVHDVRNTGGTVVATGGCFDLLHAGHARTLSAARALGDCLVVCLNSDDSVRALKGPDRPIMTQDDRVELLLALDCVDAVVVFDEQTPDEALRRFRPDVWAKGGDYTASELPETATLGEWGGRVVTVPFHPGRSTTRLAAALEHVG from the coding sequence ATGACCGGGCCGCACGGGAACCCCACCGTGCCGCACGGGTCCGCGACCGCGCCGCGGCTCCGCATCGCCGTCGTCGGGGACACCCTGCTCGACGTCGACGTCTCCGGCACGAGCGAGCGCCTCAGCCCCGACGCGCCCGTGCCCGTCGTCGACGTCCGCACCGACGACCGCCGTGCCGGTGGCGCCGGCCTCGTGGCGACGATGCTCGCGCGCGACGGCCACGACGTGACCCTCGTCACCGTGCTCTCCGACGACTCCAGGGGACCGGAGATCCGCAGCCTGCTCCCGGACGTCTCCGTCGTCGCGGGCCCGTCCGGAGCGCCCACGCCCGTGAAGACCCGCGTGCGCGTCGTCGACCACGCGCTCGTGCGGATCGACGAGGGGTGCGGCACCCCGCCCGTCCCGGACGTCACCGACGCGATGACCGCCGCCCTCGACGGGGTCGACGCCGTCGTCGTCGCCGACTACGGCCGCGGGGTCGCCGCCGCCCCGACCATGCGGGAGGCCCTCGCCCGGGCGGCCCGGAGCACCCCCGTCGTCTGGGACCCGCACCCGAAGGGCGCCACTCCGGTCGCCGGGGTCGCGGTCGTGACCCCGAACTCCGCCGAGGCGCGCCGGTTCACCGCCGACGCGGTCGTGGCACCCCACGCGGGCGCGGGCAGCGCCGGCAGCGCGGACGTCACCTTCGCCACCGCGGCAGCGGCCCACTTGGTCGCAACGTGGCGCGTCGGCGCCGTCGCCGTGACGCTCGGCGACCGCGGCGCACTCGTCGCGAGCAGCAGGGACGGCAACCGCTTCGTCCCGGCACCCGCCGTCACCGCAGGCGACCCCTGCGGCGCGGGCGACCGTCTCGCCGCCGGTGTGGCCGTCGCCCTCGCCTCGGGAGCCGACGTCGCCGAGGCCGTCACCGCCGGGGTGACCGCGGCCTCCGAGTACCTCGCCGCGGGCGGCGTCACGGCGCTCTTCGCCCAGGAGGGTCCGGCACCCGTGCCCGTCCCCGGCGCCGACCGCGACGCGATGCGCCTCGTGCACGACGTGCGGAACACGGGCGGGACCGTGGTGGCCACGGGTGGCTGCTTCGACCTGCTGCACGCCGGGCACGCCCGCACCCTCTCCGCCGCCCGCGCGCTCGGCGACTGCCTGGTCGTCTGCTTGAACTCGGACGACTCGGTCAGGGCGCTCAAGGGTCCCGACCGACCGATCATGACCCAGGACGACCGCGTCGAACTCCTGCTCGCGCTGGACTGCGTCGACGCCGTCGTCGTGTTCGACGAGCAGACGCCCGACGAGGCCCTGCGCCGCTTCCGACCCGACGTGTGGGCGAAGGGCGGCGACTACACCGCGAGCGAGCTGCCCGAGACGGCCACCCTCGGCGAGTGGGGCGGCCGCGTCGTCACGGTCCCGTTCCACCCCGGCCGCTCGACGACCCGCCTCGCCGCCGCGCTCGAGCACGTCGGCTGA